The proteins below come from a single Macaca fascicularis isolate 582-1 chromosome 9, T2T-MFA8v1.1 genomic window:
- the AVPI1 gene encoding arginine vasopressin-induced protein 1, protein MGTPASVVSEPPPWQAPIEARGRKQASANIFQDAELLQIQGLFQRSGDQLAEERAQIIWECAGDHRVAEALKRLRRKRPPRQKPLGHSLHHCSRLRILEPHSPLADPQSATETASSEQYLHSRRTSARIRRNWRKPDPTSYLHQIRH, encoded by the exons ATGGGTACCCCAGCCTCGGTGGTCAGTGAGCCACCCCCTTGGCAGGCCCCGATTGAGGCCCGGGGCCGCAAGCAGGCCTCAGCCAACATCTTCCAGGATGCCGAGCTGCTGCAGATCCAAGGCCTGTTTCAACGCAGCGGGGACCAGCTGGCCGAGGAACGGGCACAGATCATCTGGGAATGTGCAGGGGACCACCGTGTGGCTGAGGCCCTCAAGAGGCTGCGCAGGAAGAGGCCCCCAAGGCAGAAACCCCTGGGCCACTCGCTACACCACTGCAGCCGGCTCAG AATCCTGGAGCCCCACTCTCCACTGGCCGACCCACAGAGTGCCACGGAGACAGCCTCCAGTGAGCAGTATCTGCACTCTAGGAGGACAAGTGCCAGGATCCGCCGGAACTGGAGGAAGCCAGACCCCACAAGCTACCTCCACCAGATCAGACACTGA